One Gloeothece verrucosa PCC 7822 DNA window includes the following coding sequences:
- a CDS encoding methyl-accepting chemotaxis protein, which translates to MGITESTAQLGVSDTLSKPPNPLKAWVDKNLVVLLGGAATVSLALFGVSAWNTRNAYQNFNSVIVKQFELQSLSDQIVHLDEVLTMSARMAASTGNSKWEKRYNDNVQPLDQAIKEVIELAPNYKADIATTDQANQKLIALESQSFDLVREQKQQQALQVLLSAEYDTNKAIYKEGIDGVVNKIQAQVKQKRLEYGQNLLLALIFTGFSGPTLLISWGAVIWAVKSYIRERDTAQKGLLQSQNALLELNQDLEEKGQLLESAEQATRQENEVLQNDIAHLLDIVSAVEQGELTVQAEVNDRLTGLVCDTFNRLIEELAKVLIQVLSTAMQVTEKASVSEQIAQQVADGAEVQSSSVSQILQLSENIQTALGASSAQVQLALDSLSTLKQVVNSGTDAISQLRQGIEVLQSGSERIIQQMKTLGEFVGLADQFVAEQSEIAQQTQVLALNASLVAARAAGQQSSTALVGVAREFEGIAEQVSQLAVSSSEGLSVLEQRTRQIHTVVSSVDAEVQNLGSLVGGFREGVQESNALFEQVEVVTEKAMGAGNAITDANHQIVVATARTVKAMENIAGLAQTTASLAQNSLVQSEVMKNLSAQMLATIQFFQLPEAPSHEDALLMADVTKEAV; encoded by the coding sequence ATGGGTATCACCGAATCCACCGCTCAATTAGGTGTCTCTGACACGTTATCCAAGCCTCCCAACCCCCTCAAAGCTTGGGTAGATAAAAACTTAGTCGTCCTTTTGGGAGGAGCCGCGACGGTAAGTTTAGCCTTATTTGGAGTCTCTGCCTGGAATACCAGGAATGCTTACCAAAATTTCAACAGCGTCATCGTTAAACAGTTTGAACTGCAATCTCTCAGCGATCAGATTGTTCACTTAGATGAAGTGCTAACCATGTCCGCCCGGATGGCTGCCAGCACCGGCAATTCGAAATGGGAAAAACGCTATAACGACAACGTACAGCCGCTAGACCAAGCCATTAAAGAAGTCATCGAGCTTGCTCCCAATTATAAAGCCGATATTGCCACAACCGACCAAGCTAACCAAAAATTAATCGCCTTAGAAAGCCAATCTTTTGACCTAGTTCGAGAGCAAAAACAACAACAGGCTCTTCAAGTCTTGCTCTCTGCTGAATACGATACCAACAAAGCCATTTATAAAGAAGGGATTGATGGAGTTGTTAACAAAATTCAAGCCCAAGTTAAACAAAAACGTCTTGAGTATGGGCAGAATTTACTATTAGCGTTAATCTTTACCGGCTTTAGCGGTCCCACTTTGCTCATCTCTTGGGGTGCAGTCATTTGGGCAGTAAAATCCTATATCCGAGAACGGGATACCGCTCAAAAAGGCTTACTGCAATCTCAAAATGCTTTGCTCGAACTCAACCAAGACTTAGAAGAAAAAGGACAACTCCTAGAATCGGCTGAACAAGCGACCCGCCAGGAAAACGAAGTGCTACAAAATGATATTGCTCATTTATTAGATATCGTGTCGGCCGTAGAACAGGGTGAGTTAACCGTTCAAGCAGAAGTTAATGACCGCTTAACGGGTCTTGTCTGTGATACCTTTAACCGCTTGATTGAAGAGTTGGCTAAGGTGTTGATACAGGTATTGTCCACTGCGATGCAAGTGACGGAAAAAGCCTCTGTGAGTGAACAAATTGCTCAACAAGTAGCCGATGGAGCAGAGGTACAGTCGAGTTCGGTTAGCCAAATTTTGCAATTATCAGAAAATATTCAAACCGCTTTGGGGGCTTCTTCTGCACAAGTTCAACTGGCATTGGATTCTTTAAGCACGTTAAAACAAGTCGTCAATAGTGGAACCGATGCGATCTCACAATTAAGACAAGGGATCGAAGTGCTTCAGAGTGGAAGTGAGCGTATTATCCAACAGATGAAGACTCTGGGGGAATTCGTAGGGTTAGCGGATCAGTTTGTGGCTGAACAAAGCGAAATTGCTCAACAAACCCAAGTTTTAGCTCTGAATGCTTCTTTGGTGGCGGCTAGAGCCGCAGGACAACAGAGTTCTACAGCTTTGGTTGGGGTAGCTCGAGAGTTTGAAGGAATTGCCGAACAGGTCAGTCAGTTGGCGGTTAGTTCTTCTGAAGGCTTGAGTGTCCTAGAACAACGCACTCGACAAATTCATACGGTTGTGTCTTCTGTGGATGCTGAGGTACAAAATTTGGGAAGTTTGGTAGGCGGTTTTAGAGAAGGGGTACAAGAATCTAACGCTCTATTTGAACAGGTAGAAGTCGTCACAGAAAAGGCTATGGGCGCAGGTAATGCCATTACAGATGCCAATCATCAGATTGTGGTCGCTACCGCTAGAACTGTAAAAGCGATGGAAAATATTGCCGGTTTAGCCCAAACTACGGCTTCTTTGGCTCAAAATAGCTTGGTTCAATCAGAGGTGATGAAAAATTTGTCTGCCCAAATGCTGGCTACGATTCAATTTTTCCAATTGCCTGAAGCCCCATCCCATGAGGATGCACTTTTGATGGCTGATGTCACCAAAGAAGCTGTTTAG
- a CDS encoding response regulator gives MTDDLFELQLQEELRQMFEVDTQTYLENYITKVLQLNPPNWKTDIQEIYRAIHTIKGGAVTVGADAILYVAIALEDLLADLRYLEVAPPLEDGQLGQYLTEAGELLTSTLSISATGEAAKEAVFPTLSRIEQLRSLIQKQYLPEWNSQTIIHQEFAQQGFDLVVLELEMGVENLQPGQPIPANLFETAELTLNQLREIGRNIKLATGWSQLLADCKVLLSNEDSGTWISQWPAYFKKLKACAINSGKIVAVEPTEEVNPVQDELTDASLDFVTDISLEEEALKEEILPVESEMNFEVPGSFDLQGLTEAIETLMPSSLLDLDIETLPVTSLPPPEIEPDLTVNLGDISLVSETLDGLGSLVESLEQLKQEESLLGVDLENIHSIIEAIEEKETVSLLPEQEELDFGVDEIKEALPTLPLTPVEAISAPVEVVHKEQKQPETEANIQIPVSLSRANQTSQHLVEVLLSARMASGLYHSLSGQLMKLFSIARESVNYITRLRQIQDDYALMNDLSNSRDSSGIALERYRQGYTTINRLLEISLRLSELGAEASKITTTTNESFQSLERNILNLEQSIEATRVIPFKTLAFKARAIVRDLTNRYGKPAQLVVKGEDIELDAAIVSLLEPALLHLIRNAYDHGLEDTPERVQKGKPEKGTITLTLQRRGNQYLLSICDDGSGIDPHKVSFKAKAAGLPLTNTDTSAGLLAVLSQPGFSSKETVSELSGRGVGMDVVATQVNSLNGKMMLETQLGLGSQFKIQFPTPRLLVPCVLLHRSDRTFAIPVECVIRSSLWSSLSVEPTDPSLPYSMNVSNGSFTVPGVDLLEYWLGRSSQYPISETAIGICVGAGSDREGIWLLADDLGEQVDFLINPLPSPLVSPLGLLGVSLQINGALIPVIDGATLAESLHSTDAKYNLSKAGAATITELETETTQMILVVDDAALMRRRIEATLTAYGHPVQTCADGLEAWNWLQYNPTPALMITDLEMPNMDGFTLIQRLRNDGVTMPILVISSRLSEEWNREAQRLGADGFLTKGFSTNELINKVNSLTSHS, from the coding sequence ATGACAGACGATCTATTTGAATTACAATTACAAGAAGAACTGCGCCAAATGTTTGAGGTTGATACTCAAACTTATCTAGAAAATTATATTACTAAAGTTTTACAATTAAATCCGCCCAACTGGAAAACCGATATTCAAGAAATTTATCGGGCAATTCATACTATTAAAGGTGGTGCGGTTACTGTTGGGGCTGATGCGATTCTTTATGTGGCGATTGCGCTAGAAGATTTGTTAGCCGATTTGCGTTATTTAGAAGTAGCACCTCCTCTAGAAGATGGTCAATTGGGCCAATATTTAACCGAAGCCGGAGAACTATTAACCAGTACCCTTTCTATTAGTGCTACTGGAGAAGCGGCTAAAGAAGCTGTTTTTCCCACCTTGTCGCGTATAGAACAACTACGTTCTCTGATTCAAAAGCAATATTTACCCGAGTGGAATTCTCAAACAATTATACATCAGGAATTTGCTCAACAGGGTTTTGATTTGGTGGTTTTAGAATTGGAAATGGGAGTGGAAAATTTACAGCCAGGACAACCTATTCCAGCAAATTTGTTTGAAACTGCCGAGCTAACTTTGAATCAGTTGCGAGAAATTGGCAGAAATATTAAGTTAGCTACCGGCTGGAGTCAGTTATTAGCAGACTGTAAAGTTTTATTGAGTAATGAAGATTCTGGCACTTGGATATCTCAATGGCCTGCATATTTTAAAAAACTGAAGGCTTGTGCTATTAATAGTGGAAAAATTGTTGCGGTTGAACCAACAGAAGAAGTTAACCCCGTTCAGGATGAATTAACTGATGCCTCACTAGATTTTGTGACTGATATATCTCTGGAGGAAGAGGCTTTAAAAGAAGAAATATTGCCCGTTGAGAGCGAGATGAATTTTGAAGTTCCTGGGAGTTTTGATCTACAAGGGTTGACTGAGGCTATAGAGACGTTAATGCCTTCCTCTCTTTTGGATCTGGATATAGAAACGTTGCCTGTAACCTCTTTACCGCCTCCGGAAATCGAACCCGATCTTACCGTAAATTTAGGAGATATTTCTTTAGTTAGTGAGACTTTAGACGGATTAGGTTCCCTAGTTGAAAGTTTAGAACAGTTAAAACAAGAAGAAAGTTTATTAGGCGTTGATTTAGAAAACATCCACTCGATAATAGAAGCGATAGAAGAAAAAGAAACTGTTTCTTTACTGCCGGAACAAGAGGAATTAGATTTCGGTGTTGATGAGATTAAAGAGGCTTTGCCAACTTTACCGCTAACTCCTGTAGAGGCAATCTCGGCTCCGGTTGAAGTGGTTCATAAAGAGCAAAAACAGCCGGAAACTGAGGCGAATATTCAAATTCCTGTATCCTTAAGTCGAGCCAATCAAACCTCTCAGCATTTAGTAGAAGTTTTACTATCTGCTCGTATGGCAAGCGGGCTTTATCATAGTCTTTCTGGTCAATTAATGAAGTTATTTTCTATTGCTAGAGAAAGCGTTAATTATATTACGAGGCTTCGGCAAATTCAAGATGATTATGCTTTGATGAATGACCTGAGTAATTCGAGAGACTCTAGCGGCATTGCTCTAGAAAGATATAGACAGGGTTATACAACGATTAATCGACTTTTAGAAATTTCATTACGCTTATCTGAGCTTGGCGCTGAAGCGAGCAAAATTACCACTACTACTAATGAAAGTTTTCAATCTTTAGAGCGTAATATTCTTAATTTAGAACAAAGTATAGAAGCCACCCGGGTGATTCCTTTTAAAACATTGGCTTTTAAAGCGAGAGCTATTGTTAGAGATTTGACAAACCGCTACGGCAAACCGGCTCAATTAGTCGTAAAAGGGGAAGATATTGAACTGGATGCCGCTATTGTGTCTCTTTTAGAACCAGCGTTGTTACATTTAATCCGTAATGCTTATGATCATGGTTTGGAAGATACCCCTGAGCGTGTTCAAAAAGGAAAGCCCGAGAAGGGTACCATTACACTCACCCTGCAAAGGCGGGGAAATCAATATTTATTGAGCATTTGTGATGATGGTAGCGGCATAGACCCTCATAAAGTGTCTTTTAAGGCTAAGGCGGCGGGATTACCTTTGACCAATACTGATACCTCTGCTGGGTTGCTGGCGGTTTTATCTCAGCCGGGTTTTAGTTCTAAGGAAACGGTGAGCGAATTATCTGGGCGCGGTGTGGGAATGGATGTGGTGGCCACACAGGTCAATAGTTTAAATGGCAAGATGATGTTAGAGACTCAGTTGGGGTTAGGAAGTCAATTTAAGATTCAGTTTCCTACGCCTCGGTTGTTGGTTCCCTGTGTTTTACTGCACCGCAGTGATAGGACTTTTGCCATTCCGGTTGAATGCGTCATCAGGTCTAGTTTGTGGAGTAGTTTAAGTGTAGAACCCACAGATCCGAGTCTTCCTTATTCTATGAATGTCTCGAATGGTTCGTTTACCGTGCCGGGTGTAGATTTATTGGAATATTGGTTAGGTCGTTCTTCTCAGTATCCTATTTCCGAGACGGCGATCGGAATTTGTGTGGGAGCCGGTTCGGACCGTGAGGGGATCTGGTTACTGGCGGATGATTTGGGCGAACAGGTGGACTTTTTAATTAATCCTTTACCGTCTCCGTTGGTGTCTCCTTTGGGGTTGTTGGGAGTGAGTTTACAGATTAATGGGGCTTTAATTCCCGTTATTGATGGGGCCACTCTGGCTGAGTCGTTGCACAGCACAGACGCGAAATACAACCTTTCTAAAGCCGGTGCGGCTACCATTACCGAGTTGGAAACTGAAACCACTCAGATGATTTTGGTGGTGGATGATGCGGCTTTGATGAGAAGACGGATTGAAGCTACTTTAACCGCTTATGGGCATCCTGTACAAACTTGTGCTGATGGGTTGGAGGCTTGGAACTGGTTACAGTATAATCCGACTCCTGCATTGATGATTACGGATTTGGAAATGCCGAATATGGATGGGTTTACTCTGATTCAGCGCCTGAGAAATGATGGGGTAACTATGCCAATTCTGGTGATTTCTTCTCGTCTATCCGAAGAATGGAACCGAGAAGCACAGCGCTTAGGGGCTGATGGTTTCTTGACCAAAGGTTTTTCTACTAATGAATTGATTAATAAAGTCAATAGTTTGACATCTCATTCATAA
- a CDS encoding methyl-accepting chemotaxis protein: protein MITASYPDLSAPDSVPTKTRHPLTNLISQHLVETIAVSVAVSLVLLGGSAWNIWSAYRGFKDNIAKQFKLETLSGEIARLDEVLTMSARMAASTGDTQWENRYRKNEPILDQTITNIEKLAPDFADETEKTKDANDKLVKLENQAFDSVRLGQQKLALSLLMGSEYEIQKNIYSKGLEQALAEIHEQTNHQIKLYSDRLFWSLCFAGISFPILIGSWTGIGIQVRNDIKEREESQRILQKLNQDLEFKTTELQQKEKLIQEENDLLQGDVGNLLDVVSALEEGQLGVEAEVNERATGLVADTLNRLIEELTRIIVQVLETAQQVTLGTAELERLAVETAARAQTQSQSVLSVENLMNNVNLLSVETAAQVLENGETVQQTAEIVRVGQSSMMVMSEGIRALQQGREQIIKRAETLSDYVELASEFVRDQKRVAALTRVLAFNASTIASKAAGQQDPEQFTMVVKEFEIIANQINGLAKETNQGLQVLQQRTDQLKIVTSGLNQDVQDINQLVNNFTTEVNQSTQIFDNIKSVTEKLLEVEQKVANSASSITEAAQTTLSAVTDIALKANETQQSASVTRHQSGTLGQLANQLLERVKFFRT from the coding sequence ATGATTACCGCAAGTTACCCAGATTTGTCTGCTCCTGATTCAGTGCCTACAAAAACTCGTCATCCACTGACCAATTTGATAAGCCAACATTTGGTTGAGACTATCGCTGTCTCGGTGGCTGTTAGTTTAGTCTTGCTAGGCGGCTCGGCTTGGAATATTTGGTCGGCTTACCGAGGATTTAAAGATAATATTGCTAAGCAGTTTAAACTTGAGACTCTTAGCGGCGAAATCGCTCGACTCGATGAAGTTCTCACCATGTCCGCTCGGATGGCCGCTAGTACGGGAGACACTCAATGGGAAAATCGCTATCGCAAGAATGAGCCGATTTTGGATCAGACTATTACAAATATAGAGAAACTCGCACCGGATTTTGCTGACGAAACTGAGAAGACCAAGGACGCTAATGACAAATTAGTCAAGTTAGAGAATCAAGCTTTTGATTCAGTGCGTTTAGGACAACAAAAGTTGGCTCTTAGTTTGTTAATGGGTTCAGAATATGAAATTCAAAAAAATATTTACTCTAAGGGGCTAGAACAAGCTCTGGCGGAAATTCACGAGCAAACGAATCATCAGATTAAACTTTATAGTGATCGCTTATTTTGGTCGCTGTGTTTTGCGGGTATTAGTTTTCCCATTTTGATTGGCTCTTGGACAGGGATTGGTATTCAGGTTAGAAATGATATTAAAGAACGTGAAGAGTCTCAACGGATTCTGCAAAAACTTAATCAGGATTTAGAATTTAAAACTACTGAACTACAACAAAAAGAAAAGCTCATTCAAGAAGAAAATGACTTGCTACAAGGAGATGTGGGAAATCTTCTGGATGTGGTTTCTGCCCTCGAAGAAGGTCAGCTAGGGGTTGAAGCTGAAGTTAATGAACGAGCGACAGGATTAGTGGCTGATACGCTTAATCGTTTAATTGAAGAGTTAACCCGGATTATTGTTCAGGTGTTGGAAACGGCTCAACAAGTGACTTTGGGGACTGCTGAGTTAGAACGTTTGGCTGTAGAAACAGCCGCTAGGGCGCAAACTCAAAGTCAGTCGGTTTTATCCGTAGAAAATCTGATGAATAATGTTAACCTGCTTTCAGTAGAAACAGCCGCTCAAGTGCTTGAAAACGGCGAAACCGTGCAGCAAACCGCAGAAATTGTCCGGGTGGGGCAATCTTCTATGATGGTTATGAGTGAGGGTATTAGAGCATTGCAGCAGGGACGGGAACAGATTATTAAACGAGCAGAAACGCTATCAGATTATGTGGAATTGGCTTCAGAATTTGTGCGAGACCAAAAACGGGTGGCGGCTTTAACGAGGGTTCTGGCTTTTAATGCTTCTACTATTGCCTCTAAGGCTGCCGGACAGCAAGACCCTGAACAGTTTACGATGGTGGTTAAGGAGTTTGAAATTATTGCTAATCAAATTAATGGTTTGGCGAAAGAAACTAACCAAGGTTTACAAGTTTTGCAACAGCGTACCGACCAATTAAAGATTGTCACTTCTGGGTTGAATCAAGATGTTCAAGATATTAACCAGTTGGTCAATAACTTTACCACAGAAGTCAATCAGTCTACTCAGATTTTTGACAATATTAAATCAGTCACTGAGAAACTTCTAGAAGTTGAGCAAAAAGTTGCGAATTCGGCTAGTTCTATTACTGAAGCGGCACAAACCACCTTAAGCGCTGTAACTGATATTGCCTTGAAGGCTAATGAAACCCAACAATCTGCTTCTGTTACTCGTCATCAATCGGGAACTCTAGGACAATTAGCGAACCAACTTTTAGAAAGAGTGAAGTTCTTTAGAACCTAG